One Ranitomeya imitator isolate aRanImi1 chromosome 1, aRanImi1.pri, whole genome shotgun sequence DNA window includes the following coding sequences:
- the LOC138644204 gene encoding uncharacterized protein: MSPGRPPPPRRPRTEEADEAESPGEEVVPEDEGRGGETHGEGSQLSSESGAQAIGPSSGSRGRRRHSRGGRRHVSQRAPDSDGEEVGLDIDLLIDLVRDREPLWNMGDRRHADLSVTRRLWEQICCELIPRWEDLDVQAQIQERERIVKRWRSIRDRFKKEFNKEMQARSGSGGRRSTYKYARALSFLRSTMVTRSTVGSTLEPAAQLNTSGAIPQEAATEGHFDSEEPSAPSHSAPSHSTDPPFPSTSTGASWPVPLHVAAGENIAFPVPHPSAAATSSTPVASGRFRQRGQIHSYAPEFLHLNASFQNCLKVLSEQMAAGFNFINKSMLEMHTLLVTMRSEAKQSPNNTFFQSVLEQMETLSTSQQMQVMESCQSTLALIASRADSSSNHPPTCPPSSTVHHYSQYHPPDPYRQTDIAPSRPTRHHPHRAPSQQPHHQPRAPSHHPHYQHPSRATSHPYDDPDPYNFPSTSSSPPLPAHFQQTVSPSSQTSSTHITHSATQSSQNISYTPPPYQISNPNPTFLSTRSIAFSTPSPLTGEHSPPPSHSSLHTPTVEVSLSDSASDSISTPTYENI, from the exons atgTCTCCGGGGaggcctcctcctcctcgccgtccacgcacagag gaagctgatgaggctgagtcccccggagaagaggtggtccccgaagatgagggaaggggtggagaaacccacggagagggctcacaattg agttctgaatctggtgcccaagcaataggtccttccagtggctcccggggtcgtcggcgacattcacgtggcggccgtcgtcat gtttcacagcgtgctccagattcggacggtgaggaggtcggccttgatattgacctcctcatcgatcttgtcagagacagggagccgttgtggaatatgggtgaccgccgccatgctgatctctcagtgacccgtcgactctgggagcaaatctgctgtgaactgattccgaggtgggaggacctagatgttcaggcccagattcaagaac gtgagcggattgtgaaaaggtggcggtcgatcagggatcgctttaagaaggagttcaataaagagatgcaggcccggagtggatctggaggacgcaggagcacgtacaaatacgcaagggccctgtcgttcctcaggtcaacgatggtcacccgaag taccgttgggagcactctggagcctgcagcacaattgaacacttctggggcgatccctcaagaggccgccaccgagggacactttgacagtgaggaaccctctgcaccttcccactctgcaccttcccactctaccgatccccctttcccatccacgagcactggagcatcctggccggttccattgcatgtagctgctggtgagaacatagcgtttcctgtaccccacccttctgctgcagccacctctagtacacctgtagcatcggggcggtttcgccagaggggtcagatacatagttatgctcccgagttcttgcacctgaacgcatcgttccagaactgtctgaaagttttgtccgagcaaatggctgcaggattcaatttcataaataaaagtatgctcgagatgcatacacttctggtaacgatgcgttcagaggcaaaacagtccccgaacaacactttttttcagtcggtgcttgagcaaatggagacgctatctacttctcagcagatgcaagtaatggaatcctgccagtctactctagcgctaattgcctctagagcagatagttcttccaaccatcctccaacttgccccccttcctccactgtccaccactacagccagtaccatcctcctgacccgtatcgccaaacagacattgccccatcacgcccaactcgccatcatccacatcgtgccccgtcccaacagccacaccaccagccccgtgccccttcccaccatccacactatcagcatccctcccgtgccacttcacacccatatgatgatccagacccatacaacttcccatctacttcatcctcacctcctctccctgcccacttccaacagactgtatcaccctcttcccaaacatcttctacacacatcactcattctgccacccagTCCTCCCAAAACATTTCGTACACCCCTCCAccctaccaaatttctaaccccaatcccactttcttgtccacccgctcaatagctttctccactccttcacccctaaccggtgaacattctccaccaccatcacattcctctctccacactcccactgtcgaagtgtccctatcagacagtgcctccgatagtatctccaccccgacgtatgaaaacatttag